The Leptospira sp. WS39.C2 genome contains a region encoding:
- the acs gene encoding acetate--CoA ligase, translating to MPKERIVAPSKEFAKLANVSLKEYKAKYKESIEKPEKFWAEQAKRLTWFKKWTKVLKHDFAKAKAEWFIGGKLNVSYNCLDRHLDSPLKNKAALIWEGDNPDESKVLTYHDLHREVNHFANVLKKFKVKKGDRVLIYLPMIPELAITTLACTRIGAVHSVVFGGFSPEALLGRIEDCKPTLVITADGGYRGGKPIDLKKNVDAALADTKFQVNDVIVVKRTGDEGNLNWKEGRDHWYHYLMKDPEVKKECPAVAMDSEDPLFILYTSGSTGKPKGVLHTTAGYLLGANLTFATIFDYKDTDTYWCTADIGWITGHSYILYGPLSNGATSLMFEGVPSYPDMGRFWDVIDKYKVTVFYTAPTAIRALMREGLEPIKKRSLASLRLLGSVGEPINPEAWEWYYANIGKSKCPIVDTWWQTETGSIMISGIPGAIPQKPGSASWPFYGIQPVLVDNEGVEIKEKGEISGNLCIAKPWPSMMRGVYGDQKRFFDTYFSQFKGYYFTGDGANRDKEGYFRITGRVDDVLNVSGHRIGSAEVESALVEHKSVAEAAVVGFPHDIKGQGIYAYVTVKQGVTTNDLLKKELIAMVEKVIGKIARPDVIHWAPGLPKTRSGKIMRRILRKIANNEFDTLGDISTLADPSVVQSLIDDKKKYHS from the coding sequence ATGCCGAAAGAAAGAATCGTGGCACCATCCAAAGAATTTGCCAAACTTGCAAACGTTAGTTTAAAAGAATACAAAGCCAAATACAAAGAATCCATAGAAAAACCAGAGAAATTTTGGGCAGAACAAGCAAAACGCCTAACATGGTTTAAAAAATGGACCAAAGTTTTAAAACATGATTTTGCAAAAGCCAAAGCAGAATGGTTTATCGGTGGAAAACTGAATGTATCTTATAATTGTTTAGACCGCCACCTCGACTCTCCCTTAAAAAACAAAGCCGCACTGATTTGGGAAGGAGACAACCCAGACGAATCTAAAGTTCTCACCTATCATGATTTACACCGAGAGGTGAATCATTTTGCGAATGTTCTAAAAAAGTTCAAAGTGAAAAAAGGGGACAGGGTCCTCATTTACCTTCCGATGATTCCAGAACTTGCGATCACAACACTCGCCTGTACGCGGATAGGTGCCGTACACTCTGTTGTTTTTGGTGGATTTTCACCAGAAGCACTCCTTGGTCGTATTGAAGATTGTAAACCAACACTCGTCATCACGGCAGATGGAGGATACCGAGGTGGAAAACCAATTGATCTGAAAAAAAATGTAGATGCGGCTCTCGCAGATACCAAGTTTCAAGTGAATGACGTAATTGTTGTCAAACGTACTGGTGATGAAGGAAACCTCAATTGGAAAGAAGGCCGTGACCACTGGTACCATTATTTGATGAAAGACCCAGAGGTAAAAAAGGAATGTCCTGCTGTTGCTATGGATTCGGAAGACCCACTCTTTATTTTATACACTTCTGGTTCCACAGGGAAACCAAAAGGTGTTTTGCACACTACCGCTGGGTATTTGTTAGGTGCAAATTTGACGTTTGCAACCATTTTTGATTATAAAGACACAGATACCTACTGGTGTACAGCAGACATTGGTTGGATTACTGGCCATAGTTATATTTTATACGGACCACTTTCCAACGGGGCAACTTCTCTAATGTTTGAAGGGGTTCCGAGTTACCCAGACATGGGACGATTTTGGGATGTGATTGATAAGTATAAAGTGACAGTATTTTATACAGCTCCAACTGCCATTCGGGCACTGATGAGAGAAGGACTCGAGCCAATTAAAAAACGTTCCCTCGCATCACTGCGGTTACTTGGCTCTGTTGGAGAACCGATTAACCCGGAAGCCTGGGAATGGTATTATGCAAATATTGGAAAATCAAAATGTCCGATTGTGGATACTTGGTGGCAAACAGAAACAGGTTCGATTATGATCTCAGGAATTCCTGGAGCCATTCCCCAAAAACCTGGTTCGGCAAGTTGGCCGTTTTATGGAATCCAACCGGTCCTTGTTGACAACGAAGGGGTGGAGATCAAAGAAAAAGGAGAAATCTCTGGTAATCTTTGTATCGCAAAACCGTGGCCTTCGATGATGCGTGGGGTTTATGGAGATCAAAAACGATTCTTTGATACCTACTTTTCTCAATTCAAAGGGTATTATTTTACGGGAGATGGAGCCAACCGTGACAAAGAAGGTTACTTTCGTATCACTGGACGAGTTGATGATGTGCTCAATGTTTCCGGTCATAGGATTGGTTCTGCTGAAGTGGAAAGTGCTCTTGTGGAACACAAATCAGTAGCGGAAGCAGCCGTTGTTGGTTTCCCACACGATATCAAAGGACAAGGGATTTATGCTTATGTGACTGTTAAACAAGGTGTCACAACAAACGACCTGCTCAAAAAAGAACTCATCGCCATGGTAGAAAAAGTGATTGGGAAAATTGCAAGACCTGATGTCATCCACTGGGCACCTGGATTACCCAAAACTCGTTCTGGAAAAATCATGCGTCGAATTTTGCGTAAGATTGCCAACAACGAATTTGATACATTAGGTGATATTAGTACACTCGCAGATCCATCCGTTGTACAATCCTTAATTGATGATAAAAAGAAGTATCATAGTTAA
- a CDS encoding TRL-like family protein translates to MKWILCFGWVFFLANCLSYQIGNPSFTLFQNKGQSGWYSPGKIPSHGDTFVESCTTNYFGLVSVGNASYDWVTKKTRFKEIHSVDHFYKNQYFFFQELCLRVTGI, encoded by the coding sequence ATGAAGTGGATCCTTTGTTTTGGATGGGTTTTCTTTTTGGCGAACTGCCTCAGTTACCAAATTGGAAATCCTTCCTTCACGTTGTTTCAAAACAAAGGCCAATCGGGATGGTACTCACCAGGTAAAATTCCAAGTCATGGAGATACATTTGTGGAATCTTGTACTACAAATTATTTTGGACTTGTGAGTGTAGGAAACGCAAGTTATGATTGGGTTACCAAAAAAACACGTTTCAAAGAAATCCACAGTGTAGATCATTTTTACAAAAACCAATATTTCTTTTTCCAAGAACTTTGTTTGCGGGTCACAGGAATATGA
- a CDS encoding (2Fe-2S)-binding protein: MIKCHCAEVFFETILNVVKDTNRPILEVAREMGAADTCTACVPDMLAFIEQELEGQLAGNTNH, encoded by the coding sequence ATGATCAAGTGTCACTGTGCAGAAGTTTTCTTTGAAACCATCTTAAATGTTGTCAAAGATACGAATCGCCCTATACTAGAAGTCGCCCGTGAGATGGGAGCGGCAGATACTTGTACGGCTTGTGTTCCGGATATGTTAGCCTTCATCGAACAGGAATTGGAAGGCCAACTTGCAGGAAATACAAATCATTGA
- a CDS encoding Ig-like domain-containing protein, with translation MWKRIRILFVFVVSTFHCVPEPSPSLLGILILPLVTQTSSIFTIESSTPANGATGVSLTPTITIIMTQAIEPTSLNTNITCSPSCPSLTGGSSNRTITLTPTSALTSGITYTITLGQNIQSTFGLFLGTNTSFSFTTL, from the coding sequence ATGTGGAAAAGAATCAGAATCCTATTTGTATTTGTTGTTTCTACTTTCCATTGTGTACCGGAACCCTCTCCTTCTCTCCTTGGAATTCTAATTTTACCTTTGGTGACCCAAACCTCATCAATCTTTACGATTGAATCCTCTACACCTGCAAATGGTGCTACGGGGGTGAGTCTCACACCAACAATCACCATCATCATGACACAGGCAATTGAGCCGACGTCATTGAATACAAATATCACCTGCTCACCGTCCTGCCCGAGTCTTACTGGTGGTTCGTCGAATAGAACCATTACCCTCACACCTACAAGTGCACTGACTTCTGGAATTACATATACCATCACACTCGGACAAAATATCCAATCTACCTTTGGACTTTTTTTAGGCACGAATACTAGTTTTAGTTTCACTACCTTATAA
- a CDS encoding SGNH/GDSL hydrolase family protein yields MKKFRFILLIGVSLLLIHCDKKKDPINDFESNLLCTSFAICNGETPAKTGIIGDSWTDILLGFPLVETLRPQLENRFNYKFAGATLGGKTLQQVVSQGLQFQVIDQGGADMKVVILSLGGNDIQANLNEYIGNVNAVQAQRFATIKANLKQLIITGNAYKMARFGGPPIKWIIHGYDYPNPYMPAVIAGSDEGCKTKFDRIGLIVPDAAVFTSTQLDAFNNLLVEITREEPSLIYVDLRNTLGGKPNSRADLMLDCIHANNLGYTLLGDKLARLIYPITNIGF; encoded by the coding sequence ATGAAAAAATTTCGCTTCATACTATTGATAGGGGTATCTCTCCTACTCATTCACTGTGACAAAAAAAAAGATCCAATCAATGATTTTGAATCAAATTTACTTTGTACTTCCTTTGCTATTTGTAATGGCGAAACACCTGCTAAAACAGGAATTATTGGAGACAGTTGGACTGATATTTTACTAGGTTTTCCACTTGTTGAAACTTTAAGGCCACAATTAGAAAATCGTTTCAATTACAAATTTGCTGGTGCCACTCTTGGAGGAAAAACATTACAGCAAGTAGTGAGCCAAGGGTTACAATTCCAAGTCATCGACCAAGGTGGCGCTGATATGAAAGTTGTCATCCTTTCATTAGGTGGTAACGATATCCAAGCCAATTTGAATGAATACATTGGAAATGTAAATGCTGTCCAAGCACAACGATTTGCTACAATCAAAGCCAACCTAAAACAACTAATCATAACTGGTAATGCTTATAAGATGGCACGTTTTGGTGGCCCTCCAATCAAATGGATCATTCATGGTTACGATTATCCAAATCCATATATGCCTGCTGTAATTGCAGGTTCAGATGAAGGTTGTAAAACCAAATTTGATCGAATTGGTTTAATCGTTCCAGATGCAGCCGTATTCACTTCAACACAGCTGGATGCATTCAACAATTTACTAGTAGAAATTACTAGAGAAGAACCATCACTCATTTACGTTGATTTGCGAAATACTTTAGGTGGAAAACCAAACTCTAGAGCAGATTTAATGTTGGATTGTATCCATGCAAATAACTTAGGTTATACATTACTTGGTGATAAGTTAGCTAGATTGATTTACCCAATCACTAATATAGGATTCTAA
- the folE gene encoding GTP cyclohydrolase I FolE, protein MENLIEEILKQIGEDPSREGLVKTPNRVKKAYDFLTSGYKADINQLVNGAIFEENTTGMVLVRDIEMYSLCEHHLLPFYGRAHVAYIPNKKIIGISKIPRIVDVFARRLQVQERLTDQIAQAIQETLDPLGVGVVIKAKHLCMMMRGVEKQNSELFTSSLLGLFKTDPTTRSEFLDLIRTGSH, encoded by the coding sequence ATGGAAAACTTAATCGAAGAAATCCTAAAACAAATTGGTGAAGATCCAAGCAGAGAAGGTCTAGTTAAAACACCCAATCGAGTGAAAAAAGCCTACGATTTTTTAACCAGTGGATATAAAGCAGACATCAACCAATTGGTCAACGGTGCCATTTTTGAAGAGAACACCACTGGTATGGTTTTAGTTCGTGATATAGAAATGTATTCTTTATGTGAACACCACTTACTACCTTTTTATGGAAGAGCACATGTTGCTTATATCCCAAATAAGAAAATCATTGGGATCAGTAAAATTCCAAGAATCGTTGATGTTTTTGCTCGCAGACTCCAAGTTCAAGAAAGACTTACTGACCAAATTGCACAAGCCATCCAAGAAACTTTGGACCCACTTGGCGTAGGTGTTGTCATCAAAGCAAAACATTTGTGTATGATGATGCGGGGTGTCGAAAAACAAAACTCTGAACTATTCACTTCTAGTTTGCTTGGTTTGTTCAAAACAGATCCTACCACCCGAAGCGAATTTTTGGATTTGATCCGAACCGGTTCCCACTAA
- a CDS encoding glycosyltransferase family 4 protein produces MQKKIGYDARMIENSGIGIRIQHILKFWPIAPTDAKLYIFGDPNHLKKYEIPHHAEIIEYKTKIYSPKEFFGHPKMTEMDVLDIPHFNVPLKYIRKCIVTIHDLIPYHFKETHSSFAKRMYLQLVLRSIKWFAKTIIAVSNYTKNDLITNFSYARERITVVYNGIDLKNFSNRSQTQLNVFIKQQKLPKQYLFTVGIGKTHKNFPFLLNNLQTLWNAGTLKLPLVVGGISKEIPAEFIEFQKQNPNRIYFLEHLSYDRLPLAYQGAKLFVYPSLFEGFGFPVLEAQAVGTPVFSSDASVLPEVLGKGFEAFSPKNSSSFQNQLLMLIKDKKRLKELSRLGKENAKSFTWSFAIKSLDVLYKKQLTALK; encoded by the coding sequence ATGCAAAAAAAAATTGGCTATGATGCAAGGATGATCGAAAATTCTGGGATTGGAATTCGCATCCAACATATACTAAAATTTTGGCCTATTGCACCAACAGACGCCAAACTTTACATATTCGGAGATCCAAATCATCTTAAAAAATATGAGATCCCCCATCATGCAGAAATCATAGAATACAAAACAAAGATTTATTCGCCGAAAGAATTTTTTGGCCATCCTAAAATGACTGAGATGGATGTTTTAGACATTCCACATTTTAATGTTCCACTAAAATATATTCGTAAATGTATCGTTACCATTCATGACTTAATACCATATCATTTTAAGGAAACTCATAGTTCTTTTGCAAAAAGAATGTACTTACAACTTGTACTACGATCCATAAAGTGGTTTGCCAAAACCATCATTGCTGTATCTAATTATACCAAAAACGATCTTATTACAAATTTTAGTTATGCCCGAGAACGAATTACTGTTGTTTATAATGGAATTGACCTTAAGAATTTTTCAAATCGTTCCCAAACCCAACTAAATGTTTTTATCAAACAACAGAAATTACCGAAACAATACCTTTTTACCGTTGGTATAGGCAAAACACATAAAAACTTTCCGTTTTTACTAAATAATTTACAAACATTATGGAATGCAGGTACACTCAAACTACCTTTGGTTGTCGGTGGAATTAGCAAAGAAATCCCAGCAGAATTTATAGAATTCCAAAAACAAAATCCAAACCGAATTTATTTTTTAGAACACTTATCTTATGATCGATTGCCTCTTGCATACCAAGGTGCTAAATTGTTTGTATACCCATCATTATTTGAAGGCTTCGGATTTCCTGTTTTGGAAGCACAAGCAGTTGGAACACCAGTTTTTTCATCTGATGCAAGTGTATTGCCAGAAGTTTTGGGCAAAGGATTTGAGGCATTTTCACCAAAGAATTCCAGTTCGTTTCAAAACCAACTTTTGATGCTCATCAAAGACAAAAAAAGATTAAAAGAACTAAGCCGATTAGGAAAAGAAAATGCAAAATCCTTCACTTGGAGTTTTGCCATCAAGTCACTCGATGTTTTATACAAAAAACAACTAACAGCCCTTAAATAA
- a CDS encoding tetratricopeptide repeat protein, giving the protein MEPILAEPEVLNPVKVFYNYEDLLRMAEDKIVQETPAKAFDFLIKAKELNPDPDYRYYNLSAQAHMKLGQIFDGIHAYEESIKRKKDQLDLVLYIADFYEKEKKPREALFYTKLYLEQKPNAKYRLYLAAILSRQLGMETEYENYIQTLESDKTFVSEKDALQSSLLKNIKSKKWKEADDLSLRYLVYFPREEGMYETLILSRRGRNSDLLEQAYIWTSTIFLKETRYFIRYGVYLQEKQRYLESLSLFRRGFFNLLKYDPNSDAKEILFLIRQSYANLGKDRDTLAIDSLVKDFQNQKSLTATQLENHINTYRKNREYLLFAIYWFSSRDESKAKEYRNKLRERDLEFEESEFLRVMGPFAALPQDL; this is encoded by the coding sequence TTGGAACCAATTTTAGCGGAACCGGAAGTCCTAAACCCTGTAAAAGTTTTTTACAATTACGAGGATCTACTTCGGATGGCCGAAGACAAAATTGTCCAGGAAACTCCCGCAAAAGCGTTTGATTTTCTCATCAAAGCCAAAGAACTGAACCCCGATCCAGACTATCGGTACTACAATTTGTCTGCCCAAGCCCACATGAAACTTGGCCAAATTTTTGATGGAATCCATGCTTATGAAGAATCCATCAAACGCAAAAAAGACCAATTGGATTTGGTGTTATACATTGCAGATTTTTATGAAAAAGAAAAAAAACCCAGAGAAGCTCTTTTTTATACCAAACTTTACTTAGAACAAAAACCAAATGCAAAGTACAGATTGTACTTAGCAGCCATCCTTTCCCGCCAACTTGGAATGGAAACCGAGTACGAAAATTATATCCAAACTTTGGAATCGGATAAAACTTTTGTTTCCGAAAAGGATGCCCTGCAATCAAGTCTTCTTAAAAATATAAAAAGTAAAAAATGGAAAGAAGCAGATGATTTAAGTTTACGTTACCTTGTTTATTTTCCCAGAGAAGAAGGAATGTATGAAACTTTGATCTTATCCAGGCGAGGTCGAAATTCGGATTTACTAGAACAAGCTTACATTTGGACCTCTACAATATTTTTAAAGGAAACAAGATACTTCATACGTTATGGAGTTTACCTCCAAGAGAAACAAAGGTATTTAGAATCCTTAAGTTTGTTTCGACGAGGATTTTTTAATCTTCTCAAATATGATCCAAATTCTGATGCCAAAGAAATTTTATTTCTCATCCGTCAAAGTTATGCGAATCTCGGAAAGGATCGAGATACCTTAGCGATCGACTCTCTAGTCAAGGATTTCCAAAACCAAAAATCTCTCACTGCAACTCAGCTAGAAAATCATATTAATACATACAGAAAAAATAGAGAGTATTTACTCTTTGCTATCTATTGGTTTTCATCTAGAGACGAATCCAAGGCAAAGGAATATAGAAATAAACTTAGAGAAAGGGATTTAGAATTTGAAGAATCGGAATTCCTACGTGTGATGGGACCGTTTGCAGCTCTTCCGCAAGATTTATAA
- a CDS encoding dicarboxylate/amino acid:cation symporter has translation MSLPKIAFWKQILISLVLGLGLGITLNSETGLVSSESIKPYLQWLKLPGDIFLNLLQMIMIPLVIVSIALGVSSLKNLKDLWNLGSKTLLYFTFTTLVSVSIGILLTTASKPGIQIQSEIQNKTITNSIPTLDSKKTEESIPEVISNIIPKNIVNVWSKQQMLSIVFLGMILGIFFLTSKESGTALKAFCHSLESFCLWVVSIAMKLAPLAVLGLMSYAMVQIGFSLVFGLLTYILTVLTGLFCILLFYSLLVFFFTKQNPFRFFNLIREIPILGFSTSSSSSVLPYSLKVAKEKLKLKETVADFVLPLGATINMDGTALYQAVATVFLSQVYQIELSSLDLFLLVGTVTAASIGTAATPGVGLVILSSILYTFHIPIEGITILFGVDRFLDMCRTSVNLTGDLSCAYIMDHIWKEEKQ, from the coding sequence ATGTCTCTTCCCAAAATTGCCTTTTGGAAACAAATTCTCATCTCTTTAGTGTTAGGTTTAGGTTTAGGGATCACCTTAAATTCTGAAACTGGTTTGGTATCGAGTGAATCGATAAAACCTTATTTACAATGGTTAAAACTACCTGGTGATATTTTTTTAAATTTACTACAGATGATTATGATTCCACTTGTAATCGTTTCGATTGCCTTAGGAGTCTCAAGTTTAAAAAACTTAAAAGACTTATGGAATTTAGGAAGTAAAACCCTTCTTTATTTTACATTTACAACTTTAGTCTCCGTTAGTATTGGCATTCTGCTTACAACCGCATCAAAACCAGGAATTCAAATCCAATCCGAAATCCAAAACAAAACGATCACAAATTCTATTCCAACACTTGATTCCAAAAAAACAGAGGAATCGATTCCTGAGGTCATATCAAATATTATACCGAAAAATATTGTTAATGTTTGGTCCAAACAACAAATGTTATCAATTGTATTTTTAGGAATGATCCTTGGTATCTTCTTTTTAACATCAAAAGAATCAGGAACAGCTTTAAAAGCCTTCTGTCATTCCTTAGAAAGTTTTTGTTTATGGGTTGTTTCTATTGCAATGAAACTGGCACCGTTGGCTGTATTAGGACTTATGAGTTATGCGATGGTTCAAATTGGTTTTTCACTTGTGTTTGGACTTTTGACTTATATCCTTACGGTTCTTACAGGATTATTTTGCATTCTATTGTTTTATAGTTTACTCGTGTTCTTTTTTACCAAACAAAACCCTTTCCGCTTTTTCAATTTAATACGTGAAATTCCAATTTTGGGTTTTTCCACATCAAGTTCTAGCTCTGTTTTGCCTTATTCTTTAAAAGTAGCTAAAGAGAAACTGAAGCTAAAAGAAACAGTTGCCGATTTTGTTTTGCCATTGGGTGCCACAATCAATATGGATGGGACAGCCCTTTACCAAGCAGTTGCTACTGTCTTCCTAAGCCAAGTGTACCAAATTGAATTAAGTTCATTAGATTTGTTTTTGTTAGTTGGAACCGTAACTGCTGCATCTATTGGAACCGCGGCAACACCGGGAGTTGGACTCGTGATTTTATCCTCTATCCTATATACCTTCCATATTCCCATTGAAGGAATCACAATTCTTTTTGGTGTTGACCGCTTTTTGGATATGTGCAGAACTTCAGTAAATCTGACCGGCGATCTATCGTGCGCTTATATCATGGACCATATCTGGAAGGAAGAAAAACAATGA
- a CDS encoding TRL-like family protein produces MISSSYKTNCPNSWTKNSKNNSYPQNLNQSKRRFKPSFRFLLIFTLLFLSLDCASSGYGTQGILYENQRISLMETGVSASKEGFSCAKSYLGLIALGDASIEEAQKKGNIKEITSIELETYNFLGIYAKLCTVTKGN; encoded by the coding sequence ATGATATCATCCTCCTACAAAACAAACTGTCCCAACTCTTGGACAAAGAACTCCAAAAATAATTCCTACCCTCAAAACTTAAACCAATCCAAACGAAGGTTCAAACCTTCCTTCCGCTTCCTTTTGATTTTTACGCTTTTATTTTTATCTCTGGATTGTGCCAGTTCTGGATATGGAACCCAAGGCATTCTTTATGAAAACCAAAGGATTTCTTTGATGGAAACAGGAGTTTCTGCTTCAAAAGAGGGTTTTTCCTGTGCCAAATCCTATTTAGGTCTGATTGCCTTAGGAGATGCTTCCATAGAAGAGGCGCAAAAAAAGGGAAACATCAAAGAAATTACGTCCATTGAACTAGAAACGTATAATTTCCTCGGGATTTACGCAAAACTATGTACGGTAACAAAGGGAAATTAG
- a CDS encoding sodium-translocating pyrophosphatase, with product MNVELIIIVMALVSIATAIFYAARVVRIQVGAEGGNDKETAKLKEISAAIAEGAMAFLLREYRVILLFISFMTVLIYLLLDNPNTEFNEGIYTSIAFVSGALISCLSGFIGMKIATAGNVRTAQAAKTSLSKAFRVAYDSGAVMGFGLIGLAVLGMIGLFLLFTGANPAVAKHILMESLAGFGLGGSSVALFGRVGGGIYTKAADVGADLVGKVEKGIPEDDPRNPATIADNVGDNVGDIAGMGADLFGSAAEATCAALVIGATASALADNNSALLYPLLISAIGIPASLITTFFARVKEGGNVEKALKLQLWISTFIVAGALYFVTDMFMIDSFQIGDKTITKWNVYTSVALGLFAGMFIGWITEIYTSHSYKPVREVADACETGAATNIIYGLALGYKSTVIPVILLVIVIVVSNILAGMYGIAIAAIGMISTIAIGLTIDAYGPVSDNAGGIAEMAELGKDVRDRTDTLDAAGNTTAAVGKGFAIGSAALTSLALFAAFITRTQNASKEMGEGAIDLTSIELLDPLVFGGLLFGAMLPFIFSAMTMKSVGKAALDMVKEVRRQFKEIPGLMEGTAKPEYAKCVDISTSAALREMIPPGLLVLLSPIVVGYLFGVKSLAGLLAGALVSGVVLAISSANSGGAWDNAKKYIEKTAGGKGSEKHKAAVVGDTVGDPFKDTSGPAINILIKLMAITSLVFAEFFVTKGGIILNFFK from the coding sequence ATGAATGTAGAGTTAATCATTATCGTCATGGCGCTTGTCTCTATTGCCACGGCGATTTTCTACGCCGCGAGGGTAGTTCGTATCCAAGTGGGCGCAGAGGGCGGAAACGACAAGGAAACCGCAAAATTAAAAGAAATCTCCGCCGCGATCGCAGAAGGGGCAATGGCCTTCCTTCTCAGAGAATACCGAGTCATTCTGCTTTTTATCAGCTTCATGACGGTTCTCATTTATCTATTATTAGATAACCCCAACACAGAATTCAATGAAGGAATTTATACTTCGATCGCTTTTGTTTCTGGAGCCCTCATTTCTTGCCTTTCTGGATTTATCGGAATGAAAATTGCGACAGCCGGTAACGTAAGAACGGCTCAAGCCGCAAAAACATCTCTTTCCAAAGCTTTCCGAGTGGCTTATGACTCAGGGGCAGTGATGGGATTTGGGCTTATCGGTCTTGCTGTTCTAGGTATGATTGGTTTATTCCTTCTTTTCACAGGTGCCAATCCAGCAGTAGCAAAACACATCCTTATGGAATCCCTTGCTGGTTTTGGTCTTGGTGGATCTTCGGTAGCACTTTTTGGTCGTGTGGGTGGTGGTATTTACACAAAAGCCGCTGACGTTGGTGCTGACCTTGTTGGTAAAGTAGAAAAAGGAATCCCAGAAGATGACCCTCGTAACCCTGCAACCATTGCAGATAACGTGGGAGACAACGTTGGTGACATTGCTGGTATGGGTGCTGACCTTTTTGGTTCAGCTGCGGAAGCAACTTGTGCTGCACTAGTGATTGGAGCAACGGCATCAGCTCTTGCTGACAATAACTCTGCTCTTTTATATCCACTTTTAATTTCTGCGATTGGAATTCCTGCATCCCTTATCACTACTTTTTTTGCGCGCGTGAAGGAAGGTGGGAACGTAGAAAAAGCACTCAAACTCCAACTTTGGATTTCAACATTCATCGTAGCGGGAGCTTTGTACTTCGTTACTGACATGTTTATGATTGATAGTTTCCAAATCGGCGACAAAACCATTACAAAATGGAATGTGTACACTTCAGTCGCATTAGGTTTGTTTGCTGGTATGTTCATTGGTTGGATCACAGAAATTTATACTTCTCACTCTTACAAACCAGTGCGCGAAGTTGCTGATGCTTGTGAAACAGGTGCTGCAACGAACATCATCTATGGTTTGGCACTTGGATACAAATCCACTGTGATTCCTGTGATTTTACTTGTGATCGTAATTGTGGTTTCCAATATCCTTGCTGGGATGTACGGAATTGCAATCGCTGCGATTGGTATGATCTCAACAATAGCCATTGGACTTACAATTGATGCTTATGGTCCAGTTTCCGATAACGCGGGTGGGATTGCAGAGATGGCGGAACTTGGAAAAGACGTTCGTGATAGAACCGATACTTTGGATGCAGCGGGAAACACAACTGCAGCTGTAGGAAAAGGTTTTGCGATTGGATCTGCGGCTCTTACTTCCCTCGCTCTATTTGCAGCGTTTATCACAAGAACCCAAAATGCATCTAAAGAAATGGGTGAAGGTGCGATTGATTTAACTTCAATTGAACTTCTAGATCCGTTAGTGTTTGGTGGTCTTCTTTTTGGAGCAATGCTTCCGTTTATCTTCTCTGCGATGACAATGAAGTCTGTTGGAAAAGCAGCTCTTGATATGGTAAAAGAAGTTCGTCGCCAATTCAAAGAGATCCCTGGCCTTATGGAAGGAACAGCGAAACCTGAGTATGCAAAATGTGTAGATATCTCTACTTCTGCTGCCCTTCGTGAAATGATCCCTCCAGGTTTACTTGTCCTCCTTAGCCCAATCGTTGTGGGTTATTTGTTTGGAGTGAAGTCCCTTGCAGGATTACTTGCAGGTGCACTTGTTTCTGGTGTGGTTCTTGCGATTTCTTCTGCTAACTCTGGTGGAGCATGGGACAACGCGAAAAAGTACATCGAAAAAACTGCTGGAGGAAAAGGTTCAGAAAAACACAAAGCAGCTGTTGTGGGTGATACTGTTGGAGATCCATTCAAAGATACGTCTGGACCTGCTATCAATATCCTTATCAAACTAATGGCGATCACATCACTCGTGTTTGCTGAGTTTTTTGTAACAAAAGGTGGAATCATTTTAAATTTCTTTAAATAA